The genomic region acttaagtaAATGATATAtacgtaaataaataaataacacaaacaatgataaaaataataataataacaataataataataataataataataatatagaaatacaaaaagtaattataataaaaatattaaattaaagtaataaaaaaacaatactatatataaatatatatatacataaaaatatacattaatatataataataatagtaatagcaaaaataatgaaaatatgagtaatattaataatatattagaatacaaaagtaaagtaataacaataggggtgatagtaataataataataatacaaacaataatacatatatatataaaatagtagttagaaataaaaataatagaagtaacaataatgatagtaataatataaataaatatggagaaggcatatataatataataatataaataataatatatacatgagaaataataataataatataaataatagtaaaaataataaaataaaaaaaataaaacaaagctctccACTCTCTTTCTCCCTCTTTTCTAAATCCGGCCGTTGGTCCGGCTTTGCTTCGGTCATGGACCCTCACGGGCCGCCATCGGCACCACCGTACACGACGACcggacctaaaaaaaaaaaacctttttcggtaatgaaaatatgggtaagcttcttacttttatcTTTACTTTCgtatataaaaaaaaacaaaataaaattgaaaggaaaacaataaacaaacaaagaacttaaaatgagaatagacaaaagaaacctcttttgctttgatctttgattaatctccaaaaactaaCCTTTCCAAAACAAAAAACAACCCCTattcaaaaaaacaaaaaacaaccctcctccaaaaaacaaaaaaaaaacacctcttctaaaaaacaaaaaaaaccccTAAAAAACAAAGTCTTGAATGACTTTTATAgctaaattttacaaataatttttttgtaaacAAGTGGAGTGGTTAGGATGGTTTAGGTGGCCAAAGTGAGTGGCCAACaagggtggtggagtaggtgaccaaggtttttatttatttatttatttttttttttttgtgtgtgtttggGTTGGGCTAGTGTAATGGAattaggttgggccaaaattgAGTTTGGGCTTGTAACTGGGTAATGGGCTAAGTTTaatttgggtttggttttattgggccccGGACAAAATTTGGGCCTTACATTCTCCCCTGGCTCAAAAGCTGCCAATGTGAGAAGCATGGAGTATATGGAAAAAAATACTTTCGAAGACAAAAATGTAAGCCAAAAACACCATCATGTATCTTGCTTGCTCTCAAGAGGGAGCCAATAGGAAACAAGCTAATAAGCCAGGCACAACTGTTATCAAGATGTTACGTACCAGAGTTTGTTGGTATATCTtgatcatataattcaaatgacCGGAAATTTTTTAATTTGCGCAGATCCCACAACTTAACACCATCGTGCGCTGCAGTCTGGAGTTCAAACATAAATCAGATTGCATAATTCATGCCATCAACGTAATGTGCATATTTGATTAGGTGCTTACTGCAAGGAAGTAACCATTTTCTGAGAAAGATATGGCCGTTATTGATCCAGTGTGTCCATCAAAGTTGGCAACATTTCCCTGAAGGGTCATAAAATAGTTGTTTCATAAAATGGAACACAAAAACAGTATATGAAATTTGATAACATAAGTTCAGGTCTCATATAACATGGTTTCTACATACCTGACTCTTCACATCCCAAATTCTAACAGTGGCTTCAGTGGTGCCTGTTCCAAGTATGAGACCATCAGGATGAAAAGCAGCAGATGTATAGCCCATTGAATTTGAAGGGTCTTCAACCTGTAGAAATAAAAAACTGACTCGTATTATAGGGTTTCCACttcaaaataaatgaaacaaatacCTTAAGTTCAATGAAAAAGAATATCATTTTACCATCGCCCTACCACTAAAGAAAACTATGGCTACATATTTCCTTTGAAAGTAATAAAGAAAATGGTGAACATGGCATTTGCAGTCAATTAGGAAGATTCAGATTCTAACATAAGTTACTTCAAATTAACAACTGACTAATCAATCCATTTACTTCACAAGCTATGATTTACATTTTCACAGTAACTGAAAACCGTACAGACCAGAGGGATGGATACAATGATTAGGACCTGTGTCAAGCATAAGCCAGAGGAAAGATCATAAAAGCACCATGTTGAGTCAAGGGAAGCAGTTACGAAGTAGTTATTTGTAGCATGGACAGTGATAGCTTGCACCTGAAAGTGTAGAAGATAAATTTAATCGGATTTCCACAAGGCAGAAAATAAACAAGAATAAGAATTTGATAATCATAGTATTCAGACTATTTAGATTTGAGCATATATTCACCTCAGCAGTATGATCCTTCAAAATATGCCTGCAGTCACAGTTTCCATCTTCAGACCCTAGCCAAATGCGTACAGtctgaaaaaaattgaaagacaATCAAACTGTGATGCAAGCTAAAACATTAAAAAGAAATTGTAGTAGTTTATTAAGGTTAAAAAAATACAGAGTAGTTTAGTTATGCaagttaaaaattaaagaaataatgCAAGATTAAACCTGACATAAGGAACACAGAAAAGAACAAAAACTGGAACTTGTGGGACTTGAAAAATTGGCTTACCTTATCTGCTGATCCACTTAAAATTACATTGCTTGGAGCTACAAATTTTACACTTGTAACCTAAAAAAGAATGGAGTcagagaataaaattttaaaagaaaaatgtaaACAGCATCCCTTAAAACCATAAAAGAAACTGAATAAACCTTCTTAGAGTGGCCACTCAGGGTTGATAAGATCACTCCAGATGTTTGGTCAAAGAGTACAGCACTTGAATCAATTCCTCCTGTTGCAACAATGTCCTAAACACCAGATGTAAAAGAAAGTAAATGAACAAGCTCTGAAGAACAGAGAAACATAAGAAGTAGAGGCTATTCCAATTACATTTaacattaatttaaaaaaaaaacacacagattgaaaaaaaaaaatgcgCAAGTTTCAAAGAATGGAGAAAAATAGAAAGTAGAGGCTATTCCAATTACATTTAACATACTCGTCTATAAAACAGATTTCTATAACTATAATATACACTAGTGCAGTGATTTTAGCATCTGCTAGGCAATTTATACTCCCCTAAAAGCAGAAGAATGCAGTCAGTAGACTAGAACCTGGCACAGGGTTTTGGGTTCCACACGGTGGACCAATGTGGCCTTCAAAATGTATGAAAATGTAGGAAATTGCTAGTCTAACATCACATGGATGAAAAAAAGTAAAATGAGCTTAGCCATCATCTTGGTAATCTCTTTAACAGGATTTCCAAATTTAACATTCAAACCTTGTTGCTAACAGATCTATTCCCCATTTCCTTTATTTTGCTGCTAAATATCAAGTCCACTACATGCAACATCCAAAGATAACTATGTCCAGCCTAGTAAAATGAAGAAAAGAATGTAGTTACATGAAAAGGATGATTTTAAGGAAAATACACACCTTTGAAAGATTGGTATCAATTGAAGAGATCCCTGGTTTATTTGTCTTGTGAAGGGGATGGCTAGAAAGTTGGGTGTACCTCTCCAAAGCATCAACGGGAGCCAATGTTGGAGGTATCTGAAAAGAGAACACATTGAAGAGATTGATGGAGGGGATAGAAAGACAATGTATAGATAATGTCAACAAAGAGATAGTCGGAATTACTCGAGCTAAACTGAATGAGGAATACCTGGTGCTTTTTACGCTGTTGTGACAGAGCTGCATTACATTCAGTTAACTCAGCAATAATACTCTCAGAAACCCCAGGGCGCATTTGCTTTGAACCAGGGCCCATATATCCATCCTCAGCAACTATGATCACAGATATAGATCTCAAATAAGATACCGAATTAGCTAAAGATATATAATATTAATGAATAACATACTGAGAAAGAACCTCGCTTTCCATTGCTAAGAGCAGAAACATTGGCAGTAGCAGCCGACGCTGTCAAGGGTGCCTGCCTCTCAGCCTGTGCAAGCAAAGACCTGGCTTCATCCCTTTCCTTTTTAAGTCTTGCAATCACTCGGCAGGCAGCATCATGCTGTAAAAAAGATAGACAGAACTACATTATAATTTGATAAAAACATTAAAGGACTAGGAAAAGAAAGGGGGGGAGATCACTCGGTGAGCTAAAACTCAATATTCTTTTATTATCAGATTTCGCAACATGATGGATC from Gossypium arboreum isolate Shixiya-1 chromosome 1, ASM2569848v2, whole genome shotgun sequence harbors:
- the LOC108480868 gene encoding pre-mRNA-processing factor 19-like isoform X3; translation: MDDIVPVKTGKIVKPKSLTAASIPGMLGMFQNEWDALMLSNFVLEQQLHTARQELSHALYQHDAACRVIARLKKERDEARSLLAQAERQAPLTASAATANVSALSNGKRVAEDGYMGPGSKQMRPGVSESIIAELTECNAALSQQRKKHQIPPTLAPVDALERYTQLSSHPLHKTNKPGISSIDTNLSKDIVATGGIDSSAVLFDQTSGVILSTLSGHSKKVTSVKFVAPSNVILSGSADKTVRIWLGSEDGNCDCRHILKDHTAEVQAITVHATNNYFVTASLDSTWCFYDLSSGLCLTQVEDPSNSMGYTSAAFHPDGLILGTGTTEATVRIWDVKSQGNVANFDGHTGSITAISFSENGYFLATAAHDGVKLWDLRKLKNFRSFELYDQDIPTNSGPVVVYGGADGGP
- the LOC108480868 gene encoding pre-mRNA-processing factor 19-like isoform X2, producing the protein MDDIVPVKTGKIVKPKSLTAASIPGMLGMFQNEWDALMLSNFVLEQQLHTARQELSHALYQHDAACRVIARLKKERDEARSLLAQAERQAPLTASAATANVSALSNGKRVAEDGYMGPGSKQMRPGVSESIIAELTECNAALSQQRKKHQIPPTLAPVDALERYTQLSSHPLHKTNKPGISSIDTNLSKDIVATGGIDSSAVLFDQTSGVILSTLSGHSKKVTSVKFVAPSNVILSGSADKTVRIWLGSEDGNCDCRHILKDHTAEVQAITVHATNNYFVTASLDSTWCFYDLSSGLCLTQVEDPSNSMGYTSAAFHPDGLILGTGTTEATVRIWDVKSQGNVANFDGHTGSITAISFSENGYFLATAAHDGVKLWDLRKLKNFRSFELYDQDIPTNSGFFFLGPVVVYGGADGGP
- the LOC108480868 gene encoding pre-mRNA-processing factor 19 homolog 1-like isoform X4, yielding MNCSISGEVPEEPVVSKKSVLLYEKRLIERHNEDYGKCPVTGDPLTMDDIVPVKTGKIVKPKSLTAASIPGMLGMFQNEWDALMLSNFVLEQQLHTARQELSHALYQHDAACRVIARLKKERDEARSLLAQAERQAPLTASAATANVSALSNGKRVAEDGYMGPGSKQMRPGVSESIIAELTECNAALSQQRKKHQIPPTLAPVDALERYTQLSSHPLHKTNKPGISSIDTNLSKDIVATGGIDSSAVLFDQTSGVILSTLSGHSKKVTSVKFVAPSNVILSGSADKTVRIWLGSEDGNCDCRHILKDHTAEVQAITVHATNNYFVTASLDSTWCFYDLSSGLCLTQVEDPSNSMGYTSAAFHPDGLILGTGTTEATVRIWDVKSQGNVANFDGHTGSITAISFSENGYFLATAAHDGVKLWDLRKLKNFRSFELYDQDIPTNSVDFDHSGSYLAIAGSDVRVYQVGSVKAEWNCIKTLPDLSGTGRATCVKFGSDAKYLAVGSMDRNLRIFGLPEGDASMES
- the LOC108480868 gene encoding pre-mRNA-processing factor 19 homolog 1-like isoform X1, with protein sequence MDDIVPVKTGKIVKPKSLTAASIPGMLGMFQNEWDALMLSNFVLEQQLHTARQELSHALYQHDAACRVIARLKKERDEARSLLAQAERQAPLTASAATANVSALSNGKRVAEDGYMGPGSKQMRPGVSESIIAELTECNAALSQQRKKHQIPPTLAPVDALERYTQLSSHPLHKTNKPGISSIDTNLSKDIVATGGIDSSAVLFDQTSGVILSTLSGHSKKVTSVKFVAPSNVILSGSADKTVRIWLGSEDGNCDCRHILKDHTAEVQAITVHATNNYFVTASLDSTWCFYDLSSGLCLTQVEDPSNSMGYTSAAFHPDGLILGTGTTEATVRIWDVKSQGNVANFDGHTGSITAISFSENGYFLATAAHDGVKLWDLRKLKNFRSFELYDQDIPTNSVDFDHSGSYLAIAGSDVRVYQVGSVKAEWNCIKTLPDLSGTGRATCVKFGSDAKYLAVGSMDRNLRIFGLPEGDASMES